The Cloacibacillus sp. DNA window GCAAAAATCACCGAAACTGCATTCGGACGCATCCCCTGGGACTTCCTATCGTCGGAAGACGAAAATGAAAAACTCTCCACTCCCCTCCCCGACATGGAAGCATGGGAGAGCTTCATAACGGACACGCTCAGCAATATGACGCCGCACATGGCCCCGCCGGACAGCTTGGCCTCGTTGTCGGCTTTCTGGGAGGGTGACCCTGAAAAATTCAAAGAGGCATTGACAAAGCTGCCGGCAGACATAGTACGCTCCAAGGGTTACTTTATCGACACCGACGGCAGGTGGAAGATATTCGACATCGTAGGAAACGGCAAACCTGTATATTCCGACGCTGACGAAAGCTTCGGCCAGCAACGCAACCTCGCCATCTTCATCCGCAGCAAGCGCGCGCGCAGAGAGATCCCGACGCTGCTTCAGGAACACGGATTAAAGCTTCTGGAACTTAGATTCTAGGCCGTATATGCCGTAACGGGCTAACGCGCGCAAGACTGTTTATATCTAAGGCGTTCATACAGGCATTGGAAAGAGCCCTTGACTCTTATGTTTGTTTACCCGTTATATTAGATATAGTCTAATAGGTGAGGAGGTCAAATAAATGAAAAAATGCGCCTGCAGAGGATCTTTTCTAGAACGCTTCATACAGCCCTCTATTCTTTTAATACTCAGGGACGAGCCGCTGCATGGCTTTTCTCTATTAAAAAAATTATACAAAAGCGACATCATGGACTACAGCAGCCTAGACCCCACCGGGCTATACAGGATGCTCAAAAAAATGGAAGAGGCTGGACTGCTGTCCTCGGAACTGGAAATGGAAAACGACACTCAGGGCCGCCGCATCTACCGGATAACGGAAGAGGGAGAAATCTGCCTCATCTTCTGGAAGGCGACGCTCCTTGACTATATGAACAAAATCAAAAAGCTGGCGGAGTCCATTCCTGATACAATGCGCGAAACAGATAAACAAAAACAATAAAGGAGCTCATAGCCGATGGCCTTAAGTTGTGAACGAAGTTTTGAGATAATAACAGAACGATGCGTGCGGTACTACAAAACAGAGGAGAGCGGTTCTATTTTAGAAATCGTCTTTGATGTTATGAACGACGTAAGCTTTCCAATGCACAATTTCGCGCACCACTACCTCGTCCCAGCCGTTCTGCTTTCATCGCTGTATATCGCGAAGAAAGAAAATGAAGAAAAATTCCAGAACGACTTGCATGAGGTCGAAAAGCGGGCAAAAAATGTGCTGCCGGCCTTCTGCGGTTTCTACGGCACCTGCGGCGCCGCGGTTGGATGCGGAATCTATATGAGCGTGGCTACGGGAACCACTCCGCTCTCAAAAGAGACATGGGGACTCTGCAACCGCGCGACTGCGGGCGCGCTCACTAGGATGGCGGAGCTCGGAGGCCCCAGATGCTGCAAAAGAAACACCTTCGCCGCTCTACAGTTTATGAAAAAGTACACGGCGGATAACCTTGGGTACGAGCTGGCTGTCCCGGAGACCATCACATGTGTGTACGGCAAATTCAATAATGAGTGCTTAAAAAATAATTGCCCATATTTTAATGAAGAAAAGGAAGAGACACGATGAAAAAAATTATTTTAAAACTGTTGACGCTCACTTTTATCATAATGGCGTCGGCTCCCTCCGCCATTGCCGCGCAGACGCTTACTGTAGGCAACACAGGCAGCAGCATAAAACCCGCGATGATCGTACTCGCGCAGCAAATGGGCTACTACAAAGACGAAGGCGTCGACGTCGAGATCAAACAGATATCAAACCTCAATGAGGGCATCGCCGCAGTACAGATGGGCAAGCTTGACATCCTGCCGCTTGGAGTCATTCCTTCTATGACCTTCATTGCAAAGGGAGCCGACCTCGTGGTCTACGGAGGCACCATCGCCGAGGGCAGTCAGGGCGTCACGCTCAAAGAGAACAAAGACAAATACAAAAACGTAAAAAACTTTAAGGGCAAAAAAATAGCGGTCCACAGGCCGGAGACGGGCCATATGATCATGAAGGCAAAAATGCGCGAGGCAGGACTTGACCTCAACAAAGATGTTGAGATAATCCAGCTTGACGGCTTTCAGTCAATAATTGAGGCGGTATCAAAAGGCGCGGCCGACATTGGTTTTGTAAACAGCGGTTTTGGCCTGATCGCAGAAAAAAAGGGGCTGGCCGTAGCCTTCAACGTCGGAAGCGCAGCCCCTAACGCCGTCTGCTGCAGGCAGACCACGTCACGGCAGAGCTACACCACAAAATTCGACGCGCTCGTAAAATTCCAGACGGCAAACCTCAGAGCCTACAAACTCCTGCAAGACGACCCGAAAACTGCGGTCAAAAAACTGATGGATTACTCCGGCCAGCCGGAGGATTACGTAAAATACTGCCTTTACGCAAACGTTATGGTAATAACGATGGACCCCGCGGCAAACCGAGTTAAGGATTTTTATGAAATCATGAGAAAGAACGGAGACCTTCCAAAAGGCGCGAAAAATGACATCTCAAAAAACATAGATACAAAAATATATCGCGCCGCGCTCGACGAAATGCTGAAACGTCATCCCAAAGAGGCCTGTTTCAAAAAGATGGACAAAGAATTTGCGGCAAACAACCTCTAGCTCTGTCGTGGAAGCAAGATACGCAATAGAGACTCGCGGGCTCTCCTTCAGCTACAACACGGAGAGCCCCACGATCAACGACCTGTCGCTCTCTGTGCGCCAAGGCGAGTTCGTCTGCATTTTAGGACACAGCGGCTGCGGCAAGAGCACGCTGCTAGGCCTATTGATGGGACTTCT harbors:
- a CDS encoding DUF5714 domain-containing protein, which produces MALSCERSFEIITERCVRYYKTEESGSILEIVFDVMNDVSFPMHNFAHHYLVPAVLLSSLYIAKKENEEKFQNDLHEVEKRAKNVLPAFCGFYGTCGAAVGCGIYMSVATGTTPLSKETWGLCNRATAGALTRMAELGGPRCCKRNTFAALQFMKKYTADNLGYELAVPETITCVYGKFNNECLKNNCPYFNEEKEETR
- a CDS encoding ABC transporter substrate-binding protein, producing MKKIILKLLTLTFIIMASAPSAIAAQTLTVGNTGSSIKPAMIVLAQQMGYYKDEGVDVEIKQISNLNEGIAAVQMGKLDILPLGVIPSMTFIAKGADLVVYGGTIAEGSQGVTLKENKDKYKNVKNFKGKKIAVHRPETGHMIMKAKMREAGLDLNKDVEIIQLDGFQSIIEAVSKGAADIGFVNSGFGLIAEKKGLAVAFNVGSAAPNAVCCRQTTSRQSYTTKFDALVKFQTANLRAYKLLQDDPKTAVKKLMDYSGQPEDYVKYCLYANVMVITMDPAANRVKDFYEIMRKNGDLPKGAKNDISKNIDTKIYRAALDEMLKRHPKEACFKKMDKEFAANNL
- a CDS encoding PadR family transcriptional regulator; the protein is MKKCACRGSFLERFIQPSILLILRDEPLHGFSLLKKLYKSDIMDYSSLDPTGLYRMLKKMEEAGLLSSELEMENDTQGRRIYRITEEGEICLIFWKATLLDYMNKIKKLAESIPDTMRETDKQKQ